In Leishmania major strain Friedlin complete genome, chromosome 19, the following proteins share a genomic window:
- a CDS encoding tRNA pseudouridine synthase A-like protein, which produces MFADSARHSRWMQEQLQQSRKISEYTEETAAPRLVLSHGSAVNANQLSYAVDEDENGSALSDAADAMAPTALAATTGADVLEQELLDDNFLYYPPLTAISEAGAAEATHTLSSGEPERYVPGQQVIPPGMTRYRVDVQYQGSDFDGWYKSVQRTRNNKDAAPVGNTATAAADYGAGSRHFAKVVLEEALGVALDVPTVSVVAAVIPETGVSVRRLTCHVDVPSEVELQPRTILQRATLWLHQRRQPLAVLSCHPCRNQDFHARHSGVRRVYCYRILNRIAPPLFDAGLQWHVDRYLDVPRMQRMARLMEGTHDYGFFADSKMANALRRAAASSTGSGRGGPVVSSAYSAEHEPLTSHGLRRGEAPAAPKVTVERGLSQLERAAALPTFNEYGQRIITYQAKPHEYHKARTNLPTIRTLDKIEVVRQEDEVLIWFVGQSFLRHQIRNMVSVLKAGGHGLWDDQELQHAFQSGFEVSRKKFKRERLSPAPVHGLTLWDVEYPAQHRSDFVPYVDAGPYEPVDVSTQH; this is translated from the coding sequence ATGTtcgccgacagcgcgcgGCACTCGCGATGGATGCAggagcagctccagcagtCACGCAAAATCTCGGAATACacggaggagacggcggcgccccGGCTAGTGCTCTctcacggcagcgccgtgaaCGCCAATCAACTTAGTTACGCTGTCGACGAAGACGAAAATGGCAGTGCCCTATCGGACGCGGCAGATGCAATGGCACCCACAGCGTTGGCGGCCACCACAGGTGCCGACGTGTTGGAGCAGGAGTTGCTGGACGACAACTTCCTGTACTACCCGCCGCTGACCGCCATCAGCGAAGCGGGAGCTGCCGAGGCGACCCACACTCTCTCGAGCGGTGAACCGGAGAGGTACGTTCCTGGTCAGCAGGTCATTCCGCCAGGCATGACGCGCTACCGGGTCGATGTGCAGTATCAAGGCAGTGATTTTGACGGGTGGTACAAGTCTGTGCAACGGACGCGAAACAACAAGGATGCTGCACCAGTTGGCAACACCGCTACTGCTGCGGCAGACTACGGCGCCGGCTCCCGCCACTTCGCCAAGGtcgtgctggaggaggcgctgggtGTCGCGCTGGACGTGCCGACGGTGAgcgtcgttgccgccgtcATTCCAGAAACGGGCGTGTCGGTGCGCCGCCTAACGTGCCATGTAGACGTGCCGAGCGAGGTGGAGCTGCAACCGCGCACCATCCTGCAGCGCGCCACGCTGTGGCTGCATCAGCGTCGGCAGCCGCTCGCCGTTCTCAGCTGTCACCCATGCCGTAACCAGGATTTCCATGCCCGGCACAGCGGGGTGCGGCGGGTGTACTGCTACCGCATTCTGAACCGCATTGCACCTCCCCTGTTTGATGCGGGGTTGCAGTGGCACGTGGACCGCTACCTCGATGTGCCGCGCATGCAGCGCATGGCACGTCTCATGGAAGGAACACACGATTACGGCTTCTTTGCTGACAGCAAGATGGCGAacgcactgcggcgcgctgcggcCTCTTCTACCGGAAGCGGTCGAGGGGGACCGGTGGTGTCTTCGGCGTACAGCGCGGAGCATGAGCCGCTAACTAGCCACGGCCTGAGGCGCGGtgaggcgccagcggcgccgaaggTAACAGTCGAGCGCGGTCTTTCTCAGCTcgagcgcgctgcggccTTGCCGACCTTCAACGAGTACGGCCAGCGCATCATCACATACCAAGCGAAGCCGCACGAGTACCACAAGGCCCGCACAAACCTCCCGACCATCCGCACACTCGACAAGAtcgaggtggtgcggcaggAGGACGAAGTCCTCATCTGGTTCGTCGGGCAGTCCTTCCTGCGCCATCAGATCCGCAACATGGTGAGCGTCCTCAAAGCGGGCGGGCACGGCCTCTGGGACGATCAAGAGCTCCAGCACGCCTTTCAGAGCGGCTTCGAGGTATCGCGCAAGAAGTTCAAGCGCGAGCGCCTGTCTCCAGCACCTGTTCACGGCCTCACACTGTGGGATGTCGAGTAcccggcgcagcaccggtCAGACTTTGTACCCTACGTAGATGCGGGACCTTACGAGCCCGTGGACGTCTCCACGCAACACTAG